From Chelatococcus sp. YT9, a single genomic window includes:
- a CDS encoding Crp/Fnr family transcriptional regulator, with amino-acid sequence MPELLARTRNGVLSSLSLPEKAVLAPLLETVDLPNKAALELANTPIEHVYFLESGIASTFTVASSRQRAEAGLIGREGLTGLPVLLGMAQAPSETIMQVTGTGFRVRSHDLQVVMRHHEAIRQKLLKFVLAFLIQIGFTALSRSRLKIEGRLARWILMSADRMDDIDLRLTHEFFADLMSVRRASITEAIQMLEYRGLIRAGRQRIVILNRTGLQMLTMGIYGVPEAEYARLFGKSVFDTSLASPAK; translated from the coding sequence ATGCCTGAGCTTCTTGCCCGAACGCGGAACGGGGTTTTATCCAGCCTATCTCTGCCGGAAAAGGCCGTTTTGGCACCTCTTCTCGAGACGGTTGATCTTCCCAACAAAGCTGCCTTGGAGCTCGCCAACACTCCAATTGAGCATGTATACTTTCTGGAGTCTGGAATTGCATCCACTTTCACAGTGGCATCGTCACGTCAGCGGGCGGAGGCTGGACTCATTGGACGTGAAGGTCTGACCGGCTTGCCTGTCTTGCTCGGGATGGCTCAAGCCCCAAGCGAAACAATCATGCAGGTTACGGGGACTGGTTTTCGAGTCCGATCGCACGATCTGCAAGTCGTAATGCGTCATCATGAGGCGATACGGCAGAAGCTTCTCAAATTTGTGCTGGCCTTCCTGATACAAATTGGCTTTACCGCCCTTAGCAGGAGCCGTCTCAAGATCGAGGGGAGACTTGCACGGTGGATATTGATGTCAGCGGACCGCATGGATGACATCGATTTGCGGCTTACTCATGAATTTTTTGCCGATCTGATGAGCGTTAGGCGGGCGAGTATCACCGAGGCGATCCAGATGCTTGAATATAGGGGCCTGATACGCGCGGGACGACAAAGGATCGTGATACTGAATCGAACCGGCCTCCAGATGTTGACGATGGGAATTTATGGCGTCCCTGAGGCCGAATATGCTCGCCTCTTTGGCAAGAGCGTTTTCGACACCAGTTTGGCCTCGCCTGCTAAGTAG
- a CDS encoding family 16 glycosylhydrolase, giving the protein MPIVAGIPNLTYHWQQLMAAFMGSGLVMRGGFQMSTQRTESEILLSDDFNGNGPIDSSKWDFNHWQANDNPAFYNGTNVRQSLPVMSDGVMRLRLDTYHDGNRDFPQYAPSFLGNEAISLQKFSLDNGPLAFEARMKSDQTQPGIVIGFFTFAGPRASHDEIDWELMSTRYNVAQTNPYHNEDLSEGHPKDHDLPGGQGVYHDYRIEWYKGVVIWKIDGTIVRTETSIVPEKPMNVHFNIWGAPSDWVGVGDPSLTATRDPNQNRTFYASVDSVQVERVAQSAGSAESENLVGTAGGEHLFSDAGNDVLHGAGGDDVLDGGDGYNAATYAGRADHFALSMDAAQRAVIVDDRSDAEGTDVVVNMHELRFADQTIDLVPMIKAANADAADLGMIIDLYTSYLDRAPDAMGLYFWTSLLSDGVAIGDIAEQFFAAAEPGRFAGKSTGEVVDLAYREILGRAPDADGFAYWVDAVESGRLNIEDVPLAFILSGRSGGAGADGAQLIEKAEIAAYFALEKGLGDGEGAKAVLDATDFAAAKALADLYAADAAGENGQLVASLLGTDVADYTLAA; this is encoded by the coding sequence ATGCCTATTGTCGCTGGCATCCCCAACCTGACATATCACTGGCAACAGCTGATGGCCGCTTTCATGGGAAGCGGGCTTGTGATGCGTGGGGGTTTCCAGATGTCAACACAGCGTACAGAATCAGAGATCCTGTTGAGCGATGATTTCAACGGGAACGGTCCAATCGACTCAAGCAAGTGGGACTTCAATCACTGGCAGGCAAACGACAATCCAGCGTTTTACAACGGCACGAACGTCCGCCAGTCCTTGCCCGTCATGAGCGATGGGGTGATGCGCCTCCGTCTCGACACGTACCACGATGGCAATCGCGATTTTCCGCAATATGCGCCTTCGTTCCTGGGCAACGAAGCCATCTCACTTCAGAAGTTCAGCCTCGACAACGGGCCTTTGGCCTTCGAGGCGCGAATGAAATCCGACCAGACGCAGCCCGGGATTGTCATAGGGTTCTTCACCTTCGCCGGCCCGCGTGCGTCGCATGACGAGATCGATTGGGAGCTGATGTCCACGCGCTACAACGTGGCGCAGACCAATCCCTACCATAATGAAGACCTCTCCGAGGGGCACCCGAAGGACCACGATCTACCTGGTGGGCAGGGAGTTTATCATGACTATCGGATCGAGTGGTACAAGGGCGTCGTGATCTGGAAGATCGATGGGACGATTGTTCGTACCGAAACCTCGATCGTTCCTGAAAAGCCGATGAACGTGCATTTCAACATCTGGGGAGCACCGAGCGACTGGGTCGGCGTCGGCGATCCCTCGCTGACGGCAACGCGCGACCCCAACCAGAATCGCACCTTCTACGCCAGCGTCGATAGCGTCCAGGTGGAGCGTGTGGCTCAATCGGCGGGTTCGGCGGAGAGCGAGAACCTCGTCGGCACGGCCGGCGGCGAACATCTCTTTAGCGATGCGGGGAACGACGTCCTGCACGGTGCCGGCGGCGACGACGTCCTCGATGGCGGTGATGGCTACAACGCCGCGACCTACGCTGGGCGTGCGGATCATTTCGCGCTCAGCATGGATGCGGCACAACGTGCCGTCATCGTCGACGACCGCAGCGATGCCGAAGGCACCGATGTTGTCGTCAATATGCATGAGCTGCGCTTTGCCGACCAAACCATCGATCTCGTGCCGATGATCAAGGCAGCTAACGCCGATGCCGCAGACCTTGGAATGATCATCGATCTCTACACGTCGTATCTCGACCGCGCGCCCGACGCCATGGGGCTGTATTTCTGGACGAGTCTCCTGAGCGACGGGGTGGCCATTGGCGATATCGCCGAGCAGTTCTTTGCGGCGGCTGAACCAGGTCGCTTCGCCGGCAAGTCGACGGGCGAGGTCGTGGATCTGGCTTATCGCGAGATTCTAGGCCGAGCACCGGACGCCGATGGTTTCGCTTACTGGGTCGATGCCGTCGAAAGCGGCCGGTTGAATATCGAAGACGTACCGTTGGCCTTCATTCTGTCGGGGCGTTCGGGCGGGGCAGGCGCCGACGGTGCGCAACTCATCGAGAAAGCCGAGATTGCCGCCTATTTCGCCCTCGAGAAGGGGCTTGGCGATGGCGAAGGCGCCAAGGCCGTACTGGATGCGACCGACTTCGCGGCCGCCAAGGCCCTCGCGGATCTCTATGCTGCTGACGCGGCGGGCGAGAACGGCCAATTGGTGGCAAGCCTCCTCGGCACCGATGTCGCCGACTACACCTTGGCTGCCTGA
- a CDS encoding DUF1254 domain-containing protein → MKISRRAVSAGGLGLLAATALSPAHALDGPIADLVDGSEDFWLAVEAYIYGYPLVTMEMTRRVLTNVPAVEGTKGPMGQIIKLREYPNASFKDVTAPNADTLYTTAFVDVGKEPWVLSIPAMDDRYYLFPMLDGWTNVFQVPGQRTTGGKAQQYAITGPGWQGTLPAGVTQYVSPTNLVWILGRIYCTGTPEDYKAVHALQDQCKLVPLSSYGKDWQPPPGVVDPSIDMKTAVREQVNRMDAVSYFTLLSDLLKTNPPSEADAPILEKMARIGIVPGQDFDKSKLDAAFVKRIPEIGFARIMMHFKFSDGDIKDINGWAYTTKTGLYGTDYLQRALIAAIGLGANRPQDAIYPTSLKQRDGLFSRSYDGANKYVLTFPKGRTPPVRGFWSITMYDEKYFFVENPINRYSISPRQDLKKNPDGSVDIYIQNESPGADKEANWLPAPKGKFILMMRLYWPDENHPSILDGSWVIPPVKRLG, encoded by the coding sequence ATGAAAATCTCGCGTCGCGCTGTATCCGCAGGCGGTCTGGGGCTACTTGCCGCAACCGCTCTTTCTCCGGCCCATGCTCTCGACGGCCCGATCGCCGACCTCGTAGATGGCTCGGAGGATTTCTGGCTGGCCGTGGAAGCCTATATCTACGGCTATCCCCTGGTGACGATGGAGATGACGCGGCGGGTGCTGACGAACGTCCCCGCGGTGGAAGGCACCAAGGGGCCGATGGGCCAGATCATCAAACTGCGTGAATATCCGAACGCATCGTTCAAGGACGTCACGGCCCCCAACGCCGACACTCTCTACACCACAGCCTTCGTTGACGTGGGCAAGGAACCATGGGTCCTGTCCATCCCCGCGATGGACGACCGATACTACCTGTTCCCCATGCTCGACGGCTGGACGAACGTGTTCCAGGTTCCTGGCCAACGCACCACGGGTGGCAAGGCGCAGCAGTACGCGATCACCGGGCCGGGGTGGCAAGGCACGCTTCCGGCCGGCGTCACGCAATACGTCTCGCCGACGAACCTCGTCTGGATTCTTGGCCGCATCTACTGCACAGGCACGCCGGAGGACTACAAGGCTGTTCATGCGCTCCAGGACCAGTGCAAGCTGGTGCCGCTCAGCAGCTACGGCAAGGATTGGCAGCCACCGCCCGGCGTGGTTGACCCGAGCATCGACATGAAGACGGCCGTCCGCGAACAGGTGAACCGCATGGATGCGGTCTCATATTTCACGCTGCTGAGCGATCTGCTGAAAACGAACCCCCCGTCCGAAGCGGACGCGCCCATCCTCGAGAAGATGGCGCGGATCGGGATCGTGCCGGGCCAGGACTTTGACAAAAGCAAGCTTGATGCCGCCTTCGTGAAGCGGATTCCGGAGATCGGTTTCGCGCGCATTATGATGCATTTCAAGTTCAGTGACGGCGACATCAAGGACATCAACGGCTGGGCCTACACGACCAAGACCGGCCTCTATGGAACGGATTACCTGCAGCGCGCCCTGATTGCGGCGATCGGTCTTGGCGCCAACCGCCCGCAGGACGCGATCTATCCCACGTCTCTGAAGCAACGCGACGGTCTCTTCTCTCGCTCTTATGACGGCGCGAACAAGTATGTTCTCACCTTCCCGAAGGGGCGGACCCCGCCGGTGCGTGGGTTCTGGTCCATCACCATGTATGATGAGAAGTATTTTTTCGTCGAGAATCCCATCAACCGCTATTCCATCAGCCCGAGGCAGGACCTGAAGAAGAACCCCGATGGTTCGGTCGATATCTACATCCAGAACGAATCGCCCGGCGCTGACAAGGAGGCAAACTGGCTGCCAGCCCCCAAGGGCAAGTTCATTCTGATGATGAGGCTTTACTGGCCGGACGAGAATCATCCATCGATCCTCGACGGATCATGGGTCATTCCGCCGGTCAAAAGGCTCGGCTGA
- a CDS encoding family 16 glycosylhydrolase, translating to MASQLTGSEVIFSDDFSTNGPVDSAKWHYNVWTPPDGGGSHYGNTQQRQSLPVASNGVMRLQLDSFNPTDPNHTSFVGSEAITNRLFDLSNGPIAFEARVRYEQDQRGIIGGFFTFAGPPGNHDEIDFEAMSNRFNEMQTNIYHNEPLGEGHPISYPISGSLADFHTYRIEWLPNMVRWLIDGQVVRTETNLVPDKAMALHFNIWAPPASWPTGDSSLRPAASQAQNQSFFFDVDDVKVEKIAGVTGDASHNTLMGTAAHEYIDGGDGDDRLTGGGGNDVVEGGAGNDTAVYTAAASSFAISARSGERTLSVADRTGAEGVDTLSNVENAEFDGQTVDLTSMLAAANLHAEDFAPIISLYNAYFDRAPDALGLFFWAVEHAKGMSLDELAQRFYDSAEAEGSRPTGQSVANAVTQAYMDILGRAPDSDGLKFWVRMIETGQLAASDFALALIQSASGQAGQDGEIVKTKASLSAYYALEHGLNDGADAGSVLDAPNLYAGRALVDGYASAAENGDTMQLVTRILGISTEDHPAFA from the coding sequence ATGGCGTCACAGCTTACAGGTTCGGAAGTCATCTTCAGCGATGACTTCTCAACGAACGGACCGGTTGATTCAGCAAAATGGCACTACAATGTTTGGACACCGCCGGATGGTGGCGGATCCCATTACGGCAATACACAGCAGCGGCAGTCGTTACCCGTAGCCTCAAACGGTGTGATGCGCCTGCAGCTCGACAGCTTCAATCCAACGGACCCCAACCATACGTCTTTCGTAGGCTCTGAGGCCATCACCAACCGGCTGTTCGATCTCAGCAACGGGCCAATCGCCTTCGAGGCCCGGGTCCGCTACGAACAGGATCAACGTGGCATCATCGGTGGCTTCTTCACCTTTGCCGGCCCACCGGGCAATCATGACGAAATCGACTTTGAAGCGATGTCGAACCGCTTCAATGAAATGCAGACTAACATCTATCACAACGAGCCGCTCGGCGAAGGCCACCCCATTTCCTATCCGATTAGCGGCTCGCTGGCTGATTTCCACACCTACCGGATCGAGTGGCTGCCCAACATGGTGCGGTGGCTGATCGATGGCCAGGTTGTGCGTACCGAAACCAATTTGGTACCAGACAAGGCGATGGCCTTGCACTTCAACATCTGGGCGCCACCCGCGTCCTGGCCGACCGGCGATTCGAGCCTTCGGCCGGCCGCCAGCCAGGCCCAGAACCAGTCCTTCTTTTTTGATGTCGACGACGTGAAGGTTGAGAAGATTGCTGGCGTCACGGGCGATGCCTCGCACAATACGCTCATGGGGACCGCGGCTCATGAGTATATCGACGGCGGCGATGGCGATGACAGGCTGACAGGCGGTGGCGGCAACGATGTCGTCGAAGGCGGCGCGGGCAATGACACGGCAGTGTATACGGCAGCGGCGAGCAGCTTCGCGATCAGCGCCCGTTCAGGCGAGCGAACGCTCAGTGTAGCAGACCGCACCGGTGCTGAGGGCGTGGATACTCTCTCGAATGTGGAAAATGCAGAGTTTGATGGGCAGACGGTAGACCTTACATCGATGCTCGCGGCGGCGAACCTCCACGCGGAAGACTTCGCGCCGATCATCAGCCTCTACAACGCCTACTTCGACCGCGCACCTGATGCGCTCGGCCTGTTTTTCTGGGCGGTCGAGCACGCCAAAGGTATGAGCTTGGACGAGCTCGCACAGCGCTTCTACGATTCCGCTGAAGCCGAGGGATCACGGCCGACAGGGCAGTCTGTGGCCAATGCGGTCACACAAGCCTATATGGACATCCTCGGCCGCGCGCCCGATAGCGATGGGCTCAAGTTCTGGGTTCGGATGATCGAAACCGGCCAGCTCGCGGCCAGTGATTTTGCCCTGGCTCTCATCCAGTCAGCCAGTGGCCAGGCTGGCCAAGACGGCGAAATTGTAAAGACCAAGGCAAGCCTGAGCGCGTATTACGCGCTCGAGCACGGACTGAATGACGGCGCCGACGCCGGCAGCGTTCTCGACGCTCCAAATCTCTATGCGGGGCGCGCGCTCGTGGACGGCTACGCATCCGCGGCAGAAAACGGCGACACGATGCAGCTCGTCACCCGCATTCTTGGCATTTCGACCGAGGACCACCCGGCTTTTGCGTAA